The Cohaesibacter intestini genome includes a window with the following:
- a CDS encoding aminopeptidase P family protein gives MLVAIGDEASIGERLAKLRQVMQERGLDAYIVPRFDAHQGEYCAAHDERLAWMTGFTGSAGLGLVTADAALLFVDGRYSVQVREQTSPELFGYEHLIDAPLEQWLSGHAAEGWTVGYDAMLLPASWVERFSAGAQAAGAKLAVVDTNLVDLIWRDQPAKPTAAISRLPEQIAGESSLDKRARIGRLLGKKGVDWLVETQPDGIAWLLNVRGGDVDYNPVPHSFSIVGADGSVRWFVDQQKFPDGIKGQGLDDIALLAPDAFLTELEALIGKGQKVLIDPDFAPYAAVRAVEAAGGVVQFERGPVAIAKAVKNKVELAGMAEACKRDSVAWIQTLSWLAGSVAERARSGNPITELEVVDHILAERQKLNGFRQPSFGTIAASDSNGAMCHYSVDEESNKPLLENSIFLLDSGGQFDCGTTDATRTMAFAPVSDAVRKAYSLVLKGHIRLAMLAFPDGTRGHHIDVIARQPLWQYGMDYDHGTGHGVGHVLCVHEGPQRIAKPVSAFDLVPGMIVSNEPGYYEAGHYGIRIENLVEIVRLDNGYMGFQDLTLVPIARELIDPALLDADEIAWLNAYHARVRAEMGDLVEDLARDWLRKNTEPISH, from the coding sequence ATGCTAGTTGCGATCGGTGATGAGGCCAGCATTGGTGAACGGCTGGCCAAACTGCGACAGGTGATGCAGGAACGCGGACTTGATGCCTATATCGTGCCGCGCTTTGATGCCCATCAGGGGGAATATTGCGCAGCCCATGACGAGCGCCTTGCCTGGATGACCGGCTTTACCGGGTCCGCGGGTTTGGGGCTGGTGACTGCGGATGCGGCTTTGCTGTTCGTTGATGGACGCTACAGCGTGCAGGTCCGTGAGCAGACCTCACCCGAGCTGTTTGGCTATGAGCATCTGATTGATGCGCCGCTCGAGCAATGGCTGTCCGGACATGCCGCTGAGGGATGGACGGTTGGCTATGATGCGATGTTGCTGCCAGCAAGCTGGGTGGAGCGCTTCAGCGCAGGGGCACAAGCTGCCGGAGCCAAGCTCGCGGTTGTCGATACCAATCTTGTCGATCTCATCTGGCGCGATCAACCCGCCAAGCCAACTGCTGCCATCAGCCGTTTGCCGGAGCAGATTGCAGGCGAATCGTCTCTGGACAAGCGGGCGCGGATCGGGCGTCTGCTGGGGAAGAAAGGCGTTGATTGGCTGGTGGAAACGCAGCCTGACGGCATTGCGTGGCTGCTCAATGTCCGCGGCGGTGATGTGGACTATAATCCGGTGCCGCATTCCTTTTCGATCGTTGGGGCCGATGGGTCGGTGCGGTGGTTCGTCGATCAGCAGAAATTTCCCGACGGGATAAAAGGGCAGGGCCTTGATGATATCGCCTTGCTTGCGCCAGATGCCTTCCTGACCGAGCTTGAGGCCCTGATTGGCAAAGGACAAAAGGTCCTGATCGATCCTGATTTCGCCCCTTATGCGGCAGTGCGGGCTGTCGAAGCCGCTGGCGGTGTCGTGCAGTTCGAGCGCGGGCCGGTGGCAATCGCCAAGGCGGTGAAGAACAAGGTTGAGCTGGCGGGCATGGCCGAGGCCTGCAAACGTGATTCTGTCGCATGGATCCAGACGCTTTCTTGGCTTGCCGGGTCTGTGGCCGAACGGGCCCGCTCAGGCAATCCGATTACCGAATTGGAGGTGGTCGATCATATACTGGCAGAGCGGCAGAAATTGAACGGTTTTCGCCAGCCAAGCTTCGGGACGATTGCGGCCTCGGATTCCAACGGGGCCATGTGCCATTACAGCGTCGATGAAGAGAGCAACAAACCGCTGCTCGAAAACTCCATCTTCCTGCTTGATAGTGGTGGGCAGTTCGATTGTGGCACCACGGATGCCACCCGCACCATGGCCTTTGCGCCGGTCAGCGATGCAGTGCGCAAGGCTTACAGTTTGGTGCTCAAAGGGCATATCCGGCTGGCGATGCTGGCCTTCCCCGATGGCACGCGCGGCCATCATATCGATGTCATCGCCCGTCAGCCACTTTGGCAATATGGCATGGATTATGACCATGGCACCGGGCATGGTGTCGGGCATGTTCTGTGCGTCCATGAAGGGCCGCAGCGGATCGCCAAGCCTGTCAGCGCCTTTGATCTGGTGCCCGGGATGATTGTCAGCAATGAGCCGGGCTATTATGAAGCCGGTCATTATGGCATCCGGATCGAAAATCTGGTTGAGATTGTCCGGCTGGACAATGGGTATATGGGCTTTCAGGATCTGACCCTCGTGCCCATTGCACGCGAGTTGATCGACCCAGCTTTGCTGGACGCCGATGAAATCGCCTGGCTGAATGCCTATCATGCGCGGGTGCGGGCGGAGATGGGTGATCTGGTTGAGGATCTTGCCCGCGATTGGCTTCGCAAAAATACTGAGCCAATCAGCCACTGA
- a CDS encoding ABC transporter permease subunit, with the protein MTDITKVEDISRQSTKAVLKEFWYYFSENRGAVIGLCVFVFLALVALLAPLLVLHDPNFQYRDAFLMPPVWQEGGSSQFLLGTDAVGRDILSRLIMGSRFSLFVGVVVVFIALTGGIFVGVIAGYYGGKVDTVIMRIMDIILAFPSLLLALVMVAVLGPGLLNAMIAIAIVFQPHFVRLTRAAVMAEREREYVVAARVAGARDLRLMFLTILPNCTAPLIVQGTLSFSNAILDIAALGFLGLGAQPPTPEWGTMLAEAREFILRAWWVVTFPGVAILVTVLAINLIGDGLRDALDPKLKRS; encoded by the coding sequence ATGACTGATATTACAAAAGTAGAAGACATTTCCCGCCAGTCGACCAAGGCGGTGCTGAAGGAATTCTGGTACTATTTCAGCGAAAACCGGGGCGCGGTCATCGGGCTGTGCGTTTTTGTTTTTCTGGCGCTGGTTGCTTTGCTGGCACCTCTTCTTGTGCTGCATGATCCAAACTTCCAGTATCGTGACGCCTTCTTGATGCCGCCGGTCTGGCAGGAGGGGGGCTCAAGCCAGTTCCTTCTGGGCACAGATGCGGTGGGCCGTGATATCCTGTCGCGGCTGATCATGGGCTCACGCTTCTCGCTGTTTGTTGGCGTGGTCGTCGTGTTTATCGCGTTGACGGGTGGTATTTTTGTCGGTGTGATTGCCGGCTATTATGGCGGCAAGGTCGATACCGTCATCATGCGCATCATGGACATTATTCTTGCCTTTCCGAGCCTGTTGCTGGCTTTGGTGATGGTGGCGGTGCTTGGGCCGGGCCTGCTCAATGCGATGATTGCCATTGCGATCGTCTTCCAACCGCATTTTGTTCGTCTGACTCGTGCTGCGGTAATGGCCGAACGGGAACGGGAATATGTGGTGGCTGCGCGTGTGGCCGGGGCTCGCGATCTGCGGCTGATGTTCCTGACCATTCTGCCAAACTGTACAGCACCACTGATCGTGCAGGGCACCTTGTCCTTCTCGAACGCCATTCTTGATATTGCCGCCCTTGGCTTCCTTGGGCTCGGTGCCCAGCCACCAACCCCGGAATGGGGCACGATGCTGGCCGAAGCACGCGAGTTCATTCTGCGTGCCTGGTGGGTTGTGACCTTCCCGGGCGTTGCCATTCTGGTGACGGTGTTGGCAATTAACCTCATCGGTGACGGGTTGCGCGATGCGCTCGACCCCAAACTGAAGCGTTCATAG
- a CDS encoding ABC transporter substrate-binding protein gives MKLLTKALAATALAAVMATSVQAKTLVYCSEGSPEGFTPALYTAGTTFDASSKNVFNRLVEFERGATNIVPGLAESWDVSDDGLEYTFHLRKGVKFHTTKEFTPTRDFNADDVIFSFMRQKDANHPYNKVSGGTYEYFGGMSMDSLIKEIVKVDDNTVKFVLSKVEAPFIANMAMDFASIHSAEYADQVAKGGNLEMFDQKPVGTGPFQLVAYQKDAVIRYKSHPGYWAGKAPLDNLIFSITPDASVRYQKMKAGECHVMPYPNPADIEAMKADDSIELMQQEGLNVGYLAYNNQKEKFQDVRVRKALNMAINKQAILDAVFAGAGAAAKNPIPPTMWSYNEATKDDPYDPEAAKKLLAEAGKSDLKTNIWAMPVQRPYNPNARRMAELIQADWKAIGVDAEIVSFEWGEYLKRSSAGEHDTVLLGWTGDNGDPDNFMYVLLGCDAVESGANRAKWCNKEFDDLLIKAKQTSNMEERTKLYEEAQLVFKREAPWATIAHSVVFKPVSKKVVDFKIDPFGGHIFYGVDIK, from the coding sequence ATGAAGTTGCTTACCAAAGCTCTGGCTGCGACTGCTTTGGCTGCTGTTATGGCAACCAGTGTGCAGGCAAAAACCCTGGTTTACTGTTCCGAGGGCAGCCCTGAGGGCTTTACCCCGGCTCTGTATACGGCAGGCACCACCTTCGATGCGTCCTCCAAAAACGTCTTCAACCGTCTGGTGGAGTTCGAGCGCGGCGCAACCAACATCGTTCCGGGTCTGGCTGAAAGCTGGGACGTTTCTGATGATGGTCTGGAATATACCTTCCATCTGCGCAAAGGCGTGAAGTTCCACACCACCAAGGAATTCACCCCAACTCGCGACTTCAACGCCGATGACGTGATCTTCTCCTTCATGCGTCAGAAAGATGCCAACCATCCTTACAACAAGGTTTCCGGTGGCACCTACGAATATTTCGGTGGCATGTCGATGGACAGCCTGATCAAGGAAATCGTCAAAGTTGACGATAACACCGTGAAATTCGTGCTTTCCAAGGTCGAAGCGCCATTCATCGCCAACATGGCCATGGACTTTGCGTCGATCCATTCCGCAGAATATGCTGATCAGGTCGCCAAAGGCGGCAACCTTGAAATGTTCGACCAGAAGCCGGTTGGTACCGGTCCTTTCCAGCTGGTTGCCTATCAGAAAGATGCCGTGATCCGCTACAAATCTCATCCTGGTTATTGGGCTGGTAAAGCACCGCTCGACAACCTGATCTTCTCGATCACACCGGATGCATCCGTTCGCTATCAGAAAATGAAAGCTGGCGAGTGCCATGTCATGCCTTATCCTAATCCGGCTGACATCGAGGCAATGAAAGCGGATGACAGCATCGAGCTGATGCAGCAGGAAGGCCTCAATGTCGGCTATCTGGCTTACAACAACCAGAAAGAAAAGTTCCAGGACGTTCGTGTTCGCAAGGCTTTGAACATGGCCATCAACAAGCAGGCTATTCTGGATGCCGTGTTTGCTGGTGCTGGTGCTGCTGCCAAGAACCCGATCCCGCCAACCATGTGGTCCTACAATGAAGCGACCAAGGATGATCCATATGATCCGGAAGCAGCCAAGAAGCTTCTGGCGGAAGCTGGCAAGTCCGATCTGAAAACCAACATCTGGGCCATGCCTGTTCAGCGTCCTTACAACCCGAATGCACGTCGTATGGCCGAGCTGATCCAGGCTGACTGGAAAGCCATTGGTGTTGACGCCGAGATCGTGTCCTTCGAGTGGGGCGAGTATCTGAAGCGTTCGTCCGCTGGCGAGCATGACACCGTTCTGCTCGGCTGGACCGGTGACAATGGTGACCCGGACAACTTCATGTATGTGCTGCTCGGCTGTGATGCTGTTGAGTCTGGCGCAAACCGTGCAAAATGGTGCAACAAAGAGTTTGACGATCTGCTGATCAAAGCCAAGCAGACTTCGAACATGGAAGAGCGCACCAAGCTGTATGAAGAAGCACAGCTGGTCTTCAAGCGTGAAGCTCCATGGGCAACCATTGCTCACTCTGTTGTCTTCAAGCCGGTCAGCAAGAAAGTGGTCGACTTCAAGATCGATCCATTTGGTGGTCACATCTTCTACGGTGTGGATATCAAGTAA
- a CDS encoding aldehyde dehydrogenase family protein, which translates to MTDKVFENLIGGRWIGGADFNENRNPSNLAEVIGLYARAGEAEVEMAVAAARQALPAWAMASPQVRADLLERVGATILARKEELGALLSREEGKTLAEGIGETVRAAQIFKFFAGEALRNAGDLLASVRPDIDVEVTREPVGVVGLITPWNFPIAIPAWKIAPALCYGNTVVLKPADLTPGCSHALVEILAEAGCPDGVINLVMGSGSVVGNAMLAHPDIDAISFTGSVPVGRSIAVEAARGLKKVQLEMGGKNPMVVMNDADLDIAVGSCLNSAFFSTGQRCTASSRLIVQSGIHDAFVDKLQAAMSALVVGDALDPATQIGPVASSSQLNSNLDYVAVAASEGAEVIGGEQVNGKAEGYYQRPALFVNATNQMRVSREEIFGPCASVIKFDDFDEGLALANDTEFGLSSGICTQNLKMARDFKRLSQAGMVMVNLPTAGVDYHVPFGGRKGSSYGSREQGRYAAEFYTTVKTAYNFAG; encoded by the coding sequence ATGACGGATAAGGTGTTCGAGAATCTAATTGGGGGACGCTGGATTGGTGGTGCCGATTTCAATGAAAATCGGAACCCGTCCAATCTTGCAGAGGTGATTGGTCTTTATGCTCGCGCCGGAGAGGCCGAAGTTGAGATGGCAGTTGCCGCTGCCCGGCAGGCGCTGCCCGCTTGGGCGATGGCCTCGCCACAGGTGCGCGCTGATCTGCTGGAACGGGTCGGTGCCACTATTCTGGCACGCAAGGAAGAGCTTGGTGCGCTGTTGTCACGCGAAGAGGGCAAAACGCTGGCCGAAGGCATCGGCGAGACCGTGCGCGCAGCCCAGATCTTCAAGTTCTTTGCTGGTGAAGCCCTGCGCAATGCTGGTGATCTTCTGGCCTCTGTGCGGCCGGACATTGATGTGGAAGTGACCCGCGAGCCGGTGGGTGTCGTTGGTCTGATCACCCCATGGAATTTTCCGATTGCCATTCCGGCCTGGAAGATCGCTCCAGCCCTTTGCTATGGCAACACAGTGGTGTTGAAGCCTGCGGACCTGACACCGGGCTGCTCCCATGCTCTGGTTGAAATTCTTGCCGAGGCGGGATGTCCAGATGGCGTCATCAACCTTGTCATGGGGTCCGGGTCTGTGGTCGGCAATGCGATGTTGGCTCATCCGGATATTGATGCCATTTCCTTCACCGGGTCTGTGCCGGTGGGGCGCTCCATCGCGGTGGAGGCAGCACGTGGGTTGAAAAAGGTTCAGCTCGAGATGGGTGGCAAGAACCCGATGGTGGTGATGAATGATGCCGATCTCGATATTGCGGTTGGCTCTTGCCTCAACAGCGCCTTTTTCTCCACTGGTCAGCGCTGCACCGCTTCGTCGCGGTTGATTGTCCAGTCGGGCATTCATGATGCCTTTGTTGACAAGCTGCAGGCGGCAATGTCCGCTCTGGTGGTCGGCGATGCACTCGACCCGGCAACTCAGATTGGACCGGTAGCGTCTTCGTCTCAGCTCAATAGCAACCTTGATTATGTTGCTGTTGCCGCCAGCGAGGGGGCCGAGGTGATTGGTGGTGAGCAGGTCAATGGCAAGGCCGAGGGCTATTATCAGCGTCCGGCTTTGTTCGTCAATGCCACCAACCAGATGCGGGTGAGCCGCGAGGAAATCTTTGGTCCATGCGCCAGCGTGATCAAGTTTGATGATTTCGACGAGGGTCTGGCGTTGGCAAATGATACCGAATTCGGCTTGTCGTCCGGTATTTGCACGCAAAATCTGAAAATGGCGCGTGACTTCAAGCGCCTGTCGCAGGCGGGCATGGTGATGGTCAATCTGCCAACTGCCGGGGTGGATTATCATGTGCCATTCGGTGGCCGCAAAGGCTCGTCCTATGGCTCGCGCGAGCAGGGACGTTACGCCGCCGAATTCTACACCACGGTGAAGACCGCCTACAATTTTGCAGGTTGA
- a CDS encoding Hpt domain-containing protein — MADYEIIKPKVDLRKKIKILPNNSDYDPVAKAEQALQRLSVNFGTWMQEEVKRLQAAWKDIEDNGYSEDRLTALFRSGHDLKGQAHTMGFPIAGNIAGSMCDLIEKIEDRDQLPMDMLRKHVQAIKAVVKEDARAEDNAIGKALAQELAGIAEDWIAKIAPDKLED; from the coding sequence ATGGCGGACTATGAGATCATCAAGCCCAAAGTCGATCTACGCAAGAAGATCAAGATCCTGCCGAACAATAGCGACTATGATCCTGTCGCCAAGGCAGAACAGGCACTGCAACGCCTGTCAGTGAATTTTGGCACCTGGATGCAGGAAGAGGTTAAGAGGCTTCAAGCCGCCTGGAAGGATATCGAGGACAATGGCTATTCGGAAGACCGCCTGACCGCCCTGTTCCGCTCCGGCCACGACCTGAAGGGTCAGGCCCACACGATGGGCTTCCCGATTGCCGGCAACATTGCCGGATCGATGTGCGATCTGATCGAGAAAATTGAAGACCGGGATCAGCTGCCAATGGACATGCTGCGCAAGCATGTGCAAGCCATCAAGGCCGTGGTCAAGGAAGACGCTCGTGCTGAGGACAATGCCATTGGCAAAGCGCTGGCGCAGGAACTGGCAGGCATCGCCGAAGATTGGATCGCCAAGATTGCTCCGGACAAGCTGGAAGACTGA
- a CDS encoding MaoC family dehydratase produces the protein MAGCYYEELEVGRCFHHEMRRTVTEMDNMLFSNMTLNAQPLHIDRHFCETQTEWGQPLVNSLFTLGLMIGISVQETTLGTTIGNLGMTDVIFPHPLFQGDTVRVETEVKDRRESKSRPTAGIVTFEHRAYNQSDKLVAKCTRQAFMMKRPTEPQ, from the coding sequence ATGGCAGGTTGCTATTATGAAGAGCTGGAAGTTGGCAGATGCTTCCACCACGAGATGCGACGCACCGTCACCGAGATGGACAATATGCTCTTTTCCAACATGACGCTGAATGCCCAGCCACTGCATATTGATCGCCATTTCTGTGAAACACAAACCGAGTGGGGCCAGCCATTGGTCAACAGCCTCTTCACCCTCGGCCTGATGATTGGCATTTCGGTACAGGAAACAACGCTGGGGACAACCATAGGCAATCTGGGCATGACTGATGTCATCTTCCCGCACCCGCTCTTTCAGGGTGATACCGTGCGGGTCGAAACAGAGGTGAAGGACCGTCGAGAATCGAAGTCCCGCCCCACTGCAGGCATCGTCACCTTCGAACACCGTGCCTATAACCAGAGCGACAAGCTGGTGGCAAAATGCACCCGGCAGGCCTTTATGATGAAACGCCCGACCGAGCCTCAATGA
- a CDS encoding response regulator, translating into MINVDLSQLRFLVVDDNAHMRRVVRTLIHGYGAREVTEAEDGAAGLELFQTNQPDIVITDWFMPIFSGIELTRMMRNPMSSANPTVPIIMLTGHSEKKRVTEARDAGVTEFLCKPISANALYIRVASCLVNQRPFIQAAGFYGPDRRRFANPLYKGNERRKSDAHAA; encoded by the coding sequence ATGATCAATGTAGATCTGTCACAGCTCCGATTCCTGGTCGTCGATGACAATGCCCATATGCGCCGCGTTGTCAGAACTTTGATCCACGGATATGGAGCGCGTGAAGTCACCGAAGCAGAAGACGGGGCGGCTGGCCTGGAATTGTTTCAGACCAATCAGCCCGACATTGTAATCACCGATTGGTTCATGCCGATTTTTTCCGGCATCGAACTGACCCGCATGATGCGCAATCCGATGTCATCAGCCAACCCGACGGTGCCGATCATCATGTTGACGGGACATTCAGAGAAAAAGCGCGTGACCGAGGCGCGTGATGCAGGGGTAACTGAGTTTTTGTGCAAACCGATTTCGGCCAACGCCCTCTACATTCGCGTGGCCTCCTGTCTGGTCAACCAACGCCCCTTCATCCAGGCGGCAGGCTTTTACGGACCAGATCGCCGTCGATTTGCAAACCCGCTCTACAAGGGCAATGAAAGACGCAAAAGCGACGCCCACGCGGCATGA
- a CDS encoding DUF2336 domain-containing protein, which produces MIVAKFLSWMDTAPVERRAEATSALARAYLYSPLEPSEKEAADTALTILLDDPAPMVREALSQALATSPHAPRQVILSLIQDIDSVALPVVACSPVLLDGELVDLVAEGSVAMQLAIASRPSISPSLSAAMAEVAGPEACRAMLANPGAQLAVFSLRRLAERFGQMPELRNALLDLPGLPVDIRQTLIVQLGDALEQLGLVKSFVSSERRESLVKDACDKATVDLAFCCADRAEMLALVEHLRLSGQLTADILIRGLCMGNVELFIAAMVSLTDLDQKRILASVEDPSEGVVLALCRKAGLAERIVPAVHAALVAYGELSREIDPAASRARFARLMVDRILNDYNGLVDDEMDDLHALLRRFATQIARDEAREKRFAFRQISAA; this is translated from the coding sequence ATGATTGTAGCCAAGTTTCTCTCCTGGATGGACACCGCTCCTGTGGAACGGCGCGCGGAGGCGACCAGTGCGCTGGCGCGGGCCTATCTCTATTCGCCGCTGGAGCCATCCGAAAAAGAAGCTGCTGATACGGCCCTGACAATTCTGCTTGATGATCCCGCCCCGATGGTACGCGAGGCCCTCAGTCAGGCATTGGCGACGTCGCCACATGCGCCGCGTCAGGTCATTCTCTCGCTTATTCAGGATATCGATTCTGTGGCGTTGCCCGTCGTGGCCTGTTCCCCCGTTCTGCTGGATGGGGAGTTGGTGGATCTGGTGGCTGAAGGCAGTGTCGCCATGCAGCTTGCCATTGCGTCGCGGCCGTCGATCAGTCCGTCATTGTCAGCCGCGATGGCTGAGGTTGCCGGCCCTGAAGCCTGTCGCGCGATGCTGGCAAATCCCGGTGCGCAATTGGCTGTGTTCAGTTTGCGACGGCTGGCTGAGCGGTTTGGGCAAATGCCAGAGTTGCGCAATGCCTTGCTGGATTTGCCGGGGTTGCCGGTTGATATCCGTCAGACACTGATTGTTCAGCTGGGGGATGCTCTGGAGCAGTTGGGGCTGGTCAAGAGTTTCGTCAGCAGCGAGCGGCGGGAAAGTCTGGTCAAGGATGCCTGCGACAAGGCGACTGTCGATCTGGCCTTTTGCTGTGCGGACAGGGCCGAGATGCTGGCGCTGGTGGAGCATTTGCGTCTTTCCGGTCAGTTGACAGCCGACATTCTGATCCGTGGTCTGTGCATGGGCAATGTGGAGCTTTTCATCGCCGCGATGGTCAGCCTGACCGATCTGGACCAGAAGAGAATATTGGCCAGTGTCGAAGATCCCAGTGAAGGGGTTGTTCTTGCGCTTTGCCGGAAGGCCGGGCTGGCAGAACGGATTGTTCCGGCCGTCCATGCGGCGCTGGTTGCTTATGGGGAACTGTCGCGCGAAATCGATCCGGCGGCCTCTCGGGCGCGGTTTGCCCGCTTGATGGTGGATCGCATCCTGAATGACTATAACGGTCTTGTTGATGACGAGATGGACGATCTGCATGCGTTGCTGCGCCGCTTTGCGACGCAAATCGCCCGCGATGAAGCGCGTGAGAAACGCTTTGCCTTCAGGCAAATTAGCGCGGCTTGA
- a CDS encoding NAD kinase, whose translation MSRPFEKIAFLSTPTEEAERARMRLAHRYGSVPPADADVIVALGGDGLMLQTLHRHMNSGIPIYGMNFGSIGFLMNEFREDDLLDHLQKAEPNEVHPLAMRATDFDGKIHEGLAINEISVFRQTAQAAKLEIHIDGKVRMEELICDGILVATPTGSTAYNLSAHGPILPMDSPLLALTPISPFRPRHWRGALLPNTADVKIVVREPAKRPLSAVADHVEFRSIVEVDIREDESNTCIIMLDPEQGWAERILTEQFRY comes from the coding sequence ATGTCACGGCCCTTCGAAAAGATCGCCTTTCTCTCCACACCAACGGAAGAAGCAGAAAGGGCACGCATGCGACTGGCCCACCGGTATGGTTCCGTGCCGCCTGCGGATGCAGATGTCATTGTCGCCCTTGGTGGTGATGGATTGATGTTGCAAACCCTGCATCGTCACATGAATTCCGGCATTCCTATCTATGGCATGAATTTCGGCTCCATCGGCTTTCTGATGAATGAATTCCGGGAAGATGATCTGCTGGACCATCTTCAAAAGGCCGAACCAAATGAAGTCCATCCACTGGCGATGAGGGCGACCGACTTCGACGGCAAGATCCATGAAGGACTTGCCATCAACGAAATTTCGGTTTTCCGCCAGACCGCACAAGCCGCCAAACTCGAAATTCACATCGATGGCAAGGTGCGAATGGAGGAACTGATCTGTGACGGCATTCTGGTCGCCACCCCCACGGGCAGCACTGCTTACAATCTCTCGGCCCACGGACCGATCCTGCCAATGGATTCGCCATTGCTGGCACTCACACCAATCAGCCCGTTCCGCCCCCGCCACTGGCGTGGTGCCCTGCTGCCCAATACGGCCGACGTGAAAATTGTCGTCAGGGAACCTGCCAAACGGCCACTGAGCGCCGTTGCCGACCATGTGGAATTCCGCTCGATTGTCGAGGTAGACATACGCGAGGACGAGTCCAACACCTGCATCATTATGCTTGATCCGGAACAGGGCTGGGCAGAGCGTATCCTCACCGAACAGTTCCGCTACTGA
- a CDS encoding ABC transporter permease subunit, which translates to MLGFLLRRVGMLIPTFIGVTLVAFFFIRLLPGDPILLLAGERGISPERYAELQAAFGFDKPVIMQYFDYVTGLFQGDFGMSMATRRPVWDEFFALFPATLELSFVAIIIAVSIGIPAGVIAAVKRGSFFDHSVMTTALVGYSMPIFWWALLMIILFSGILQWTPVSGRISVMFFFEPVTGFMLIDSLLSGEEGAFKSAASHLILPSFVLATIPMAVIARQTRSAMLEVLGEDYVRTARAKGLTKFRVIGLHALRNALIPVVTTIGLQVGVLLAGAILTETIFSWPGIGKWMVDSISRRDYQVVQGGLLMIAVMVMSVNLIVDLLYGLINPRIRHH; encoded by the coding sequence ATGTTGGGTTTTCTCTTGCGTCGAGTCGGGATGCTGATACCGACTTTTATCGGCGTGACACTGGTTGCATTCTTCTTCATTCGGCTGCTGCCGGGTGATCCAATCCTGCTGCTGGCAGGCGAACGGGGCATCTCGCCCGAACGCTATGCTGAACTGCAGGCTGCTTTTGGTTTCGACAAACCTGTGATCATGCAGTATTTCGACTATGTAACCGGCCTGTTCCAGGGCGATTTCGGAATGTCGATGGCAACAAGGCGTCCGGTATGGGACGAATTTTTTGCCCTGTTCCCCGCAACGTTGGAACTGTCTTTCGTCGCGATCATCATCGCGGTATCCATCGGCATTCCTGCCGGGGTCATCGCTGCGGTGAAGCGTGGCTCTTTCTTTGATCATTCTGTCATGACGACCGCTCTGGTGGGCTATTCGATGCCGATCTTCTGGTGGGCGCTGCTGATGATCATCCTGTTTTCCGGCATTCTGCAATGGACACCGGTTTCGGGCCGCATTTCGGTGATGTTCTTCTTTGAACCGGTCACTGGCTTCATGCTGATTGACTCGCTGTTGTCTGGCGAGGAAGGGGCATTCAAGTCTGCTGCATCGCATTTGATCCTGCCATCCTTCGTGTTGGCGACGATCCCGATGGCGGTGATTGCGCGTCAGACCCGGTCGGCGATGCTGGAAGTGCTGGGCGAAGATTATGTCCGCACCGCGCGCGCCAAGGGCTTGACCAAGTTTCGTGTCATCGGTCTGCATGCTTTGCGAAACGCGCTCATTCCGGTGGTTACGACCATTGGTCTGCAGGTCGGCGTGCTGTTGGCTGGGGCTATTCTGACCGAGACCATTTTCTCTTGGCCGGGTATCGGCAAGTGGATGGTCGATTCCATTTCCCGCCGCGACTATCAGGTCGTGCAGGGTGGTTTGCTGATGATCGCCGTAATGGTGATGAGCGTTAACCTGATCGTTGATCTGCTCTATGGCCTGATCAATCCGCGCATCAGACATCACTAG
- the cutA gene encoding divalent-cation tolerance protein CutA: MGEKNSNIVMVYGTCPSLEVAKKLAKAMLEARLVACVNLLPGMLSLYRWQGVMEEESEILLLAKTQRACLEPLKSLYAALHPYDKPALVVLPVTDGLEGFLG, translated from the coding sequence ATGGGTGAGAAAAACAGCAACATCGTCATGGTCTATGGCACGTGCCCTTCATTGGAGGTGGCCAAAAAGCTGGCCAAGGCAATGCTGGAGGCGCGTCTGGTGGCCTGCGTCAATTTGTTGCCGGGCATGCTGTCTCTCTATCGGTGGCAGGGCGTGATGGAGGAAGAGTCCGAGATTCTGCTTCTGGCCAAGACGCAAAGGGCCTGCCTTGAGCCGCTGAAATCCCTGTATGCCGCGTTGCACCCCTATGACAAGCCGGCTTTGGTGGTTCTGCCGGTCACTGACGGGCTTGAGGGGTTCCTTGGCTGA